One genomic window of Methanofastidiosum sp. includes the following:
- a CDS encoding YbjQ family protein encodes MIITTTDFIPGREIEKVIGVVSGNSIRAKHIGKDIVAGLRTVVGGEITEYTEMLSESRREALQRMMEDAQSVGADAVINIRYSTSAVMTGAAEMLAYGTAVKLK; translated from the coding sequence GTGATAATCACAACTACGGACTTTATACCAGGTAGAGAAATTGAAAAGGTAATTGGAGTAGTATCTGGTAACTCAATTAGAGCAAAACACATTGGTAAAGACATCGTTGCTGGACTTAGGACAGTTGTTGGTGGAGAAATCACAGAATACACGGAAATGCTTTCAGAATCTAGAAGAGAAGCACTACAAAGAATGATGGAAGACGCACAAAGTGTAGGTGCAGATGCAGTAATTAACATAAGGTATTCGACAAGTGCTGTAATGACAGGGGCCGCTGAGATGCTAGCTTACGGAACTGCAGTAAAATTGAAATAA
- a CDS encoding divalent-cation tolerance protein CutA, whose amino-acid sequence MAFIAISTVPNEDVAKNLSMILLENRVAACVNIVSNVKSNYWWNGSIESSNEILLLIKTTEDKYSQLENLIRKNHPYEIPEIIAFDIKKGFNKYLNWIEDETRTLP is encoded by the coding sequence ATGGCATTTATTGCAATATCAACAGTTCCGAATGAAGATGTAGCTAAGAATTTATCAATGATCTTATTAGAAAACAGAGTTGCTGCTTGCGTAAATATAGTTTCTAATGTAAAAAGTAATTATTGGTGGAACGGATCAATAGAAAGTTCAAATGAGATATTATTGTTAATTAAGACAACTGAAGATAAGTATAGTCAGTTAGAGAATCTAATCAGAAAGAATCATCCTTACGAGATTCCAGAAATAATAGCTTTTGATATAAAAAAGGGATTTAATAAATATCTAAATTGGATAGAAGATGAAACTAGGACTCTTCCTTAA
- the purL gene encoding phosphoribosylformylglycinamidine synthase subunit PurL: MSGKQNVFEINLDLPDEKLLEISRKIGIGLSLDEMKSVKNYFREQGRNPTDIEIQAIGQAWSEHCCYKSSKSLLKKYIFNIEAPQNIFVIKEDAGVVEFDKDYAYVLALESHNHPSAVEPYGGAATGIGGILRDVVCMGAQPVALIDPIFFGPLDLPYEQLPKGVKHPEFIFRGVVAGIRDYGNRVGIPTVSGCVYFHPGYTGNCLVNVGCVGIIKKDDIIHSRVKELGDIFVMVGGRTGRDGIHGVNFASAELDEESETSSRSAVQVGDPITKEPLIHACLEANTKKLLNGMKDLGGGGLSCVVGEMAHAGGFGAKVNLEKVLLKEKGMKPWEIWVSESQERMMLAVSKENLQAVLDIFDKWDVDAAIIGETISEKRVLVYYEEEKIFDMDSEFLTGGPVYARDVKLVKRDQKDIQTQAPKDTNDILIKMLSDPNIASKDWVILQYDHTVRGSTSLTPLYGDVVNFSPQDSAIIKPVEELNKGLVISTAVNPFLLEYDPYWGAASAIDEIYRNIVAVGGRPHSLADCLNFGNPEKPERFGDFYQAVMGLNFATKDLKISFSSGNVSLYNESMIGSCPPTPTIVGIGIIDDVEKKVSSNFKKEGNTIYLIGKTEREFGGSLYYRIIGISGGIAPKMDPQNLINYSNTLLSSMEKDIVTSCHDLSEGGLAVAIAEMAFGSDYGVLIDLPILKEMRADEFIFSESNTRWVVEVKDEKAFESLFNENNVPFMKIGKVSGKKLEIRQNESKIIDVPIEKLREKWKNAIWEHMG, translated from the coding sequence ATGAGTGGCAAACAAAATGTTTTTGAAATTAATCTTGACTTACCTGATGAAAAACTTCTAGAGATAAGTAGGAAAATAGGGATAGGTCTTTCTCTAGATGAAATGAAGTCAGTTAAAAATTACTTTAGAGAACAAGGTAGAAATCCAACAGACATTGAAATACAGGCAATAGGTCAGGCTTGGTCAGAACACTGTTGTTACAAATCATCAAAAAGTTTATTGAAAAAATATATCTTTAATATTGAGGCGCCTCAGAATATATTTGTGATTAAAGAAGATGCAGGCGTAGTTGAATTTGATAAAGATTATGCGTATGTTTTAGCTTTGGAAAGTCACAATCATCCATCAGCTGTTGAGCCATATGGGGGTGCAGCTACTGGAATTGGGGGTATCCTTAGAGATGTTGTTTGTATGGGGGCACAACCTGTTGCACTAATAGACCCAATATTTTTTGGACCGCTAGATTTGCCTTATGAACAATTGCCAAAAGGAGTAAAACATCCCGAATTCATTTTTAGAGGAGTGGTAGCAGGAATTAGAGATTACGGAAATAGAGTGGGCATCCCTACTGTATCTGGCTGTGTTTACTTCCATCCAGGGTATACGGGCAACTGTCTTGTAAATGTCGGGTGTGTAGGTATCATAAAAAAAGATGACATAATTCACAGTAGGGTAAAAGAACTTGGAGATATCTTTGTCATGGTTGGTGGAAGAACTGGAAGAGATGGAATCCACGGGGTTAACTTTGCTTCTGCAGAACTTGATGAAGAGTCTGAAACATCTTCACGTTCAGCCGTTCAAGTAGGGGATCCTATAACAAAAGAGCCTTTAATCCATGCCTGCCTTGAAGCTAATACAAAAAAGCTTCTGAATGGTATGAAGGATTTAGGTGGTGGAGGGCTTTCTTGTGTAGTGGGAGAAATGGCACACGCAGGTGGGTTCGGAGCAAAGGTCAATTTAGAAAAAGTATTATTGAAAGAAAAAGGAATGAAGCCTTGGGAAATATGGGTATCAGAATCTCAAGAAAGAATGATGCTTGCAGTTTCTAAAGAAAATCTCCAGGCAGTTCTTGACATTTTTGATAAATGGGACGTTGATGCTGCGATTATAGGTGAAACTATTTCTGAAAAAAGAGTTTTAGTTTATTACGAGGAAGAAAAGATATTTGATATGGATTCAGAATTTTTGACTGGTGGTCCTGTTTATGCTAGAGATGTCAAGTTAGTCAAAAGAGACCAAAAAGATATTCAAACTCAAGCACCAAAAGATACAAACGATATACTAATTAAAATGCTTTCAGATCCAAACATAGCTTCAAAGGATTGGGTTATTCTTCAATATGATCATACTGTTAGAGGATCAACTTCACTTACTCCGTTGTATGGAGACGTTGTAAACTTCTCCCCCCAAGATTCTGCAATTATAAAGCCCGTAGAAGAACTTAACAAAGGACTTGTAATTTCAACTGCAGTTAATCCATTTTTACTAGAATATGATCCCTACTGGGGAGCTGCGTCCGCAATAGACGAAATCTACAGGAATATTGTTGCAGTTGGTGGCAGACCTCACTCTTTAGCAGATTGTCTGAACTTTGGAAATCCTGAAAAGCCTGAACGATTTGGAGATTTTTATCAGGCTGTTATGGGCTTAAACTTTGCAACAAAAGATCTCAAAATATCATTTTCATCAGGTAATGTAAGTCTTTACAATGAAAGCATGATTGGAAGCTGCCCTCCAACACCAACTATTGTAGGTATTGGCATCATAGATGATGTTGAAAAAAAAGTAAGTTCAAACTTCAAAAAAGAAGGAAATACCATTTATCTTATTGGAAAAACTGAAAGAGAGTTTGGAGGTTCTTTGTACTATAGGATTATAGGTATTAGCGGAGGTATTGCACCTAAAATGGATCCTCAAAACTTAATTAATTATTCAAATACTCTCCTTAGCTCTATGGAAAAAGACATTGTAACTAGCTGCCATGATTTGAGTGAAGGTGGCCTTGCAGTTGCAATTGCAGAAATGGCATTCGGTAGTGATTACGGTGTTTTGATAGATCTACCAATATTAAAAGAAATGCGGGCAGATGAATTCATATTTTCAGAATCAAACACTCGGTGGGTAGTTGAAGTAAAAGACGAGAAAGCCTTTGAATCTCTGTTTAACGAAAATAATGTACCTTTTATGAAAATTGGAAAAGTCTCCGGAAAAAAATTAGAGATAAGGCAGAATGAATCTAAAATCATAGATGTACCAATTGAGAAATTAAGAGAGAAATGGAAGAATGCTATTTGGGAGCATATGGGGTGA
- a CDS encoding isoprenylcysteine carboxylmethyltransferase family protein: protein MADKKLSHKILIRGILSYGFILAITFISAGSLNYWQGWVYNGLNIFFVSFTYYVLSDNTELIKERLKPGEGMKSWDKIYFLITSPFYFVMIILSAIDVGRLGWVPKLPLFGVIIGIVLYIIGQSIFLWSKKANRFFSTVVRIQKERDHKVCKGGPYRYVRHPGYVGGILYTFATPLVLGSFWGISINLFTVLPLIVRTYLEDKTLQKELDGYLEYTKEVKYSLIPKIW, encoded by the coding sequence ATGGCGGACAAAAAATTAAGTCATAAAATTCTAATTAGAGGGATTCTTAGCTATGGATTTATCCTAGCCATCACATTTATTTCTGCTGGCAGTTTGAATTATTGGCAAGGCTGGGTTTATAATGGATTAAATATTTTCTTTGTTTCATTCACTTACTATGTTTTGTCAGATAATACTGAACTGATTAAAGAAAGATTAAAACCCGGCGAGGGAATGAAAAGTTGGGACAAAATATATTTTTTGATAACTTCTCCCTTTTATTTTGTGATGATTATACTATCTGCCATAGATGTAGGTCGTTTAGGCTGGGTTCCAAAACTACCTTTATTTGGAGTAATAATTGGAATAGTTCTTTACATAATAGGGCAATCTATATTCTTATGGTCAAAGAAAGCTAATAGATTTTTTTCTACTGTTGTTAGAATACAAAAAGAGAGAGATCATAAAGTCTGTAAAGGTGGGCCTTATCGTTATGTGCGGCATCCTGGGTATGTTGGAGGAATACTATACACATTTGCGACACCTCTAGTATTGGGATCTTTCTGGGGCATCTCAATCAATTTATTTACGGTTTTACCTTTAATTGTAAGAACTTATCTGGAAGATAAAACATTACAGAAAGAGTTAGATGGATACCTTGAGTACACAAAAGAAGTCAAGTATAGCTTAATTCCTAAAATATGGTAA
- a CDS encoding Nif3-like dinuclear metal center hexameric protein translates to MELYELISYMDDYLRVTEISDVSINGLQIEGKKEVKKVCLGVDSSLEIFKEASKRKADLILVHHGLIWGGLKSIRGLVKERISYLLENGISLYAAHLPLDMHPEVGNNIGLIKILNLSDPEPFGAYHGLKIGFKGKYEKMKSVKEISKTLERALPAKIESFNFGPDKIKSVGIVSGGGGSAFEDCIKEEIDLFITGEPSHTIYHIAKEAGINLIFAGHYATEKLGVMALGKNIEDKYKIKTEFIDIPTGL, encoded by the coding sequence ATGGAACTTTATGAGCTCATTAGTTATATGGACGATTATCTTAGGGTAACTGAAATATCAGACGTTTCAATAAATGGACTACAGATAGAAGGAAAAAAAGAGGTAAAGAAAGTATGTCTTGGCGTTGATAGTTCTCTTGAAATATTCAAAGAGGCTTCAAAAAGAAAAGCAGACCTCATATTGGTCCATCATGGACTTATTTGGGGAGGATTGAAAAGTATAAGGGGCCTTGTAAAAGAAAGAATCTCTTATCTTTTAGAAAACGGTATTTCTCTATACGCGGCACACCTTCCACTTGACATGCACCCTGAAGTTGGGAATAATATAGGACTCATAAAAATATTAAATCTCTCAGATCCTGAACCTTTTGGAGCGTACCATGGTTTAAAGATAGGATTCAAAGGAAAATATGAAAAAATGAAGAGTGTTAAGGAGATATCTAAAACCCTAGAAAGAGCACTGCCTGCTAAGATTGAGTCTTTCAACTTTGGTCCTGATAAAATAAAATCTGTTGGAATAGTAAGCGGGGGTGGGGGTTCTGCATTTGAGGATTGCATAAAGGAAGAGATTGATCTATTTATTACCGGCGAGCCTTCACATACCATCTATCATATTGCAAAAGAGGCAGGGATTAATCTAATATTTGCTGGGCACTATGCAACAGAAAAACTTGGCGTAATGGCTTTAGGAAAAAACATTGAAGATAAGTATAAAATTAAAACAGAATTTATAGATATACCAACAGGCCTTTAA
- a CDS encoding phosphoribosylaminoimidazolesuccinocarboxamide synthase, producing MSSPSNTSSGFSREGKVKRVYDVSDKEIEFEFTDRISVFDKIIPSKIPFKGETLCREGTFWLKEAENLGFLTHFIKMTDKNKMLVKKVNIIYDYNKIDHNTKNYLIPLEFICRHYVAGSLHDRIEKGKIDPKELGFGKKTVEYGEKIPEPFIETSTKLEPVDRPLEKKEALSISGLNEEEYQNILETIIKMDSNMSKIVEKGGLIHVDGKKEFGMNEDRTLMFIDVFGTADEDRFWDKKLYEQGQMVELSKEFVRQHYIKTGYKKELYNAREKGQSEPDIPALPDSMIKQVSDLYINMYERITGEKFR from the coding sequence ATGAGCAGCCCAAGTAATACCTCTTCTGGATTTTCAAGAGAAGGAAAAGTTAAGAGAGTTTATGATGTTTCTGACAAAGAGATTGAATTTGAGTTTACTGACAGAATCTCTGTCTTTGATAAAATAATCCCCTCTAAAATTCCTTTCAAAGGGGAGACCCTTTGCAGAGAAGGAACTTTTTGGCTTAAAGAAGCAGAAAATTTAGGATTCTTGACTCACTTCATAAAGATGACTGACAAGAACAAGATGCTTGTAAAGAAAGTTAATATAATTTATGATTACAATAAAATTGATCACAATACAAAAAATTACCTTATACCCTTAGAATTTATCTGTAGGCATTACGTTGCAGGCTCTCTTCATGATAGAATTGAAAAGGGCAAGATAGACCCAAAGGAACTTGGATTCGGCAAAAAAACAGTTGAGTATGGAGAAAAGATACCTGAACCTTTTATTGAAACATCTACAAAGCTTGAGCCAGTTGATAGGCCATTAGAAAAGAAGGAAGCTCTAAGCATATCGGGCCTTAATGAAGAAGAATACCAGAATATCCTTGAAACAATAATTAAGATGGATTCAAATATGTCAAAGATCGTTGAGAAGGGTGGCTTAATCCATGTTGATGGAAAAAAGGAATTTGGAATGAATGAAGATAGAACTCTAATGTTTATTGATGTATTTGGAACTGCTGATGAAGACAGATTCTGGGATAAAAAACTCTATGAGCAGGGTCAAATGGTAGAGTTGTCAAAGGAGTTTGTAAGACAGCATTACATTAAAACAGGATATAAAAAAGAGTTGTATAATGCCAGAGAAAAAGGTCAATCAGAACCAGATATTCCTGCATTACCTGATAGTATGATTAAGCAAGTATCGGATCTTTACATTAATATGTATGAAAGAATTACCGGTGAAAAATTTAGGTGA
- the uvrB gene encoding excinuclease ABC subunit UvrB, producing MGEFKLFSDFNPNGDQPQAIIQLNDGLKKEYKYQTLLGVTGSGKTFTIANIIEKFKRPALVISPNKTLAAQLYSEFKAFFPNNAVEYFVSYYDYYQPEAYLPHIDTYIEKDVSINDELTRMRHSATASLLSRSDCIIVASVSCIYGLGSPETYKEMGTFIRKNEQIDRDDFLRKLVSMQYERDDSDFKSGTFRARGDVVEIFPLFTDYIVRVEFFGDEITNIRKIHPINFSNMGEIDNIYIYPASHYLIPEETLGKVITEIQNELEVVLADLNSKGKFIEAHRIETRTKYDIEMMQEMGYCKGIENYSRYFSGRKAGEKPDTLINYFPKDFLLIIDESHITVPQIRGMYEGDRSRKETLVNYGFRLPSALDNRPLKYNEFETLLNQVIFVSATPANYELSISDNVVEQIVRPTGLIDPVIIIKKREGQIDDLVSEVKKRIQNSERTLVLTLTKRMAEDLTDYLLELGINARYLHSEIDTLERVKLLQELRAGSYDCLVGINLLREGLDLPEVSLIAILDADKEGYLRSSTSLIQIMGRVARNVSGTVIMYADKVTSSMKNAIDETERRRKIQTEYNIKNNIIPQTIKKRIDILEKEQEDYKMPKVEDPDEYLAYLHDEMIKAANNLDFEKAAYLRDRIKELSIILD from the coding sequence GTGGGAGAATTCAAACTTTTTTCTGATTTTAATCCAAATGGTGACCAACCTCAAGCTATAATTCAGCTAAATGATGGATTAAAGAAAGAGTATAAGTATCAGACACTTCTCGGAGTAACTGGCTCAGGGAAAACATTTACAATAGCTAATATTATTGAGAAATTTAAACGGCCAGCACTTGTTATCTCTCCAAATAAAACATTAGCGGCTCAACTTTATTCTGAATTCAAAGCATTTTTCCCAAATAATGCCGTTGAATATTTTGTCAGCTATTATGATTATTACCAGCCAGAGGCGTATTTACCGCATATAGACACTTATATTGAAAAGGACGTTTCTATAAATGACGAATTAACAAGAATGAGGCACTCTGCAACAGCTTCACTTCTTTCAAGAAGTGACTGTATAATTGTAGCAAGTGTTTCATGCATCTACGGTCTTGGATCTCCTGAAACTTATAAAGAAATGGGAACTTTCATAAGAAAAAATGAACAGATTGATAGGGACGATTTCTTAAGAAAACTTGTATCAATGCAATATGAGAGAGACGATTCAGATTTTAAAAGTGGAACATTCAGGGCAAGAGGGGATGTAGTAGAAATCTTTCCTCTATTCACGGACTATATAGTTAGAGTTGAATTCTTTGGAGATGAAATAACAAATATCAGAAAGATTCATCCAATTAATTTTTCAAACATGGGTGAAATTGATAATATCTACATCTATCCCGCTAGTCACTATCTAATCCCTGAAGAAACTCTAGGCAAAGTAATAACTGAAATACAAAATGAACTTGAAGTAGTGTTGGCCGATTTAAATTCTAAAGGTAAATTTATAGAGGCACATCGAATTGAAACAAGAACTAAGTATGACATAGAGATGATGCAGGAAATGGGGTACTGCAAGGGTATCGAAAATTATTCTCGTTATTTTTCTGGAAGAAAGGCAGGAGAAAAACCTGACACATTAATCAACTATTTCCCAAAGGATTTTCTTTTGATAATAGATGAATCGCATATTACAGTTCCGCAGATTAGGGGGATGTATGAAGGGGATAGGTCAAGAAAAGAAACACTTGTCAACTATGGATTTAGACTTCCTTCTGCACTTGATAATAGACCTTTAAAATACAATGAATTTGAAACTCTTTTGAATCAAGTTATATTTGTTTCTGCAACTCCCGCTAACTATGAATTGAGCATATCCGATAATGTTGTAGAGCAAATTGTAAGGCCAACTGGTTTAATAGATCCCGTTATAATTATTAAAAAAAGAGAAGGGCAGATTGACGATCTTGTTTCTGAAGTTAAAAAGAGAATTCAAAATAGCGAAAGAACATTAGTGTTAACTCTTACAAAAAGGATGGCCGAAGATCTTACAGATTATCTCTTAGAGTTAGGTATCAATGCAAGATATTTGCACTCTGAAATTGATACTTTAGAGAGGGTAAAACTATTGCAAGAACTTAGAGCAGGATCCTATGATTGTCTAGTAGGTATTAATCTACTAAGAGAAGGCCTTGACCTGCCCGAAGTATCTTTGATTGCAATTCTAGATGCAGACAAAGAAGGTTACCTTAGATCTTCAACTTCCTTGATCCAGATTATGGGAAGAGTTGCAAGGAATGTATCGGGAACCGTAATAATGTATGCTGATAAGGTCACATCCTCAATGAAAAATGCAATTGATGAGACTGAAAGAAGAAGAAAAATACAGACGGAATATAATATCAAAAATAATATAATCCCACAAACAATAAAGAAAAGAATCGATATCCTTGAAAAAGAACAGGAAGATTACAAAATGCCAAAAGTTGAAGATCCAGATGAATATTTGGCATATCTTCATGATGAAATGATAAAGGCAGCAAATAATTTGGATTTCGAAAAAGCTGCATATTTGAGGGACAGAATAAAGGAACTTTCAATAATATTGGATTAA
- a CDS encoding formate--phosphoribosylaminoimidazolecarboxamide ligase, translating into MAATDYTIATLGSHSALQILKGAKDEGFKTLCIAKKGSEKVYRSFGVADEIISVNHFKELFDLQDELTKRNTILIPHGSFIAYMKIEDFKDLKVMYFGNKDVLEWESARDLERKWLTDANIKIPRIFDRPEDIDRPVIVKFYGAKGGMGYFLAKDTEDFYEKIADHINEKYVIQEYIIGVPAYFHYFYSLLTNELEIMSFDKRYESNVDSIGRISARDQFALKKIDPSYVVVGNIPITVRESLLPEIFGMGERVVEKSKELISERGLFGPFCLEGVITPEAEIYIFEISARIVAGTNLFEPYSPYTYIKYGKPMSTGRRIALEIKNAINSGRLLDIVC; encoded by the coding sequence ATGGCTGCAACAGATTATACAATTGCGACTCTTGGGAGTCACTCTGCCCTTCAAATTCTAAAGGGCGCTAAAGATGAAGGATTTAAGACTTTATGTATTGCAAAAAAAGGTTCAGAAAAAGTCTACAGAAGTTTTGGTGTAGCCGATGAAATTATTTCTGTTAATCATTTCAAAGAACTTTTCGATCTGCAAGATGAGCTTACAAAAAGAAATACTATTTTGATTCCTCATGGATCTTTTATAGCTTACATGAAAATAGAGGATTTTAAAGATTTGAAGGTAATGTATTTTGGTAACAAAGACGTTTTGGAATGGGAATCTGCAAGAGATCTTGAAAGAAAATGGTTAACCGATGCAAATATAAAAATACCAAGAATCTTTGACAGGCCAGAGGATATTGATAGGCCAGTCATTGTTAAATTCTACGGTGCAAAGGGTGGGATGGGATACTTCCTTGCTAAAGACACTGAAGATTTCTACGAGAAGATTGCCGATCATATCAATGAGAAATATGTAATTCAAGAATATATAATTGGAGTTCCAGCGTATTTCCATTATTTTTACAGCCTATTAACTAATGAGTTAGAGATAATGAGTTTTGATAAAAGATATGAAAGCAACGTTGATTCTATAGGAAGGATATCTGCAAGAGACCAGTTTGCTTTAAAGAAAATTGATCCAAGTTACGTTGTTGTTGGGAATATACCAATAACTGTTAGAGAGTCATTACTTCCTGAGATATTTGGAATGGGTGAGAGGGTAGTAGAAAAATCTAAGGAGTTAATTTCGGAGAGGGGATTATTTGGTCCTTTTTGTCTTGAAGGAGTAATTACCCCTGAAGCCGAAATATACATTTTTGAAATATCCGCTAGAATAGTTGCAGGCACAAATCTTTTCGAGCCTTATTCGCCTTACACATATATCAAATATGGGAAGCCTATGTCTACCGGAAGAAGAATCGCATTAGAAATAAAAAATGCTATAAACAGTGGCAGACTTTTAGACATTGTTTGTTAA
- the purH gene encoding bifunctional phosphoribosylaminoimidazolecarboxamide formyltransferase/IMP cyclohydrolase translates to MEKRALISVTDKKGLEKFAKTLSNLGFEIVSTGGTLKYLLDNGINVTPIEKITGFKEMIGGRVKTLHPNIHGGILYIRDDKGHENEIISEGIKPIDIVVCNLYQFQETVAKNPSLEDAIENIDIGGVTLLRAAAKNFKYVTVIVDPLDYHIVTKELLEKGNTSYETRKKLCVKAFSHTADYDSAIDSYLSGSLTENKKLRLSFNSGKALRYGENWHQKASFFKKDTLEPSASNMKQLHGKALSYNNYLDIEAALNAAKELSHYNAAVIVKHLNPCGIATGKALFDALKNAWDGDRVSAYGSIIALTKKVDLETASFLKGKFVEVIIAPSFDDDALDFLKNKSKDLRILETGKLFTSEDKVYKFLIGGVIEQDRPKGLYEKWECVTKENFPEGKKELGLFTIIATKYTKSNSIVLGMEYEKGQFKVLGSGVGQPNRVDSLRKLAIPKMYENLENMWNEEKPNIPKEDFFKEKISECVLVSDAFFPFDDTVRVAAEHNIKYIIQSGGSIRDKEVIETSNQFGISMIFTGMRYFNH, encoded by the coding sequence ATGGAAAAGAGAGCATTAATTAGCGTTACTGACAAGAAAGGTCTTGAAAAATTTGCTAAGACTCTGTCAAATTTAGGTTTTGAAATTGTATCGACAGGTGGAACTTTAAAATATCTTTTAGATAATGGAATAAATGTTACACCTATTGAGAAAATAACAGGATTTAAAGAAATGATAGGAGGCAGAGTAAAAACTCTTCACCCAAATATTCATGGTGGAATTCTATATATCCGAGACGATAAAGGACATGAAAATGAGATAATCTCAGAGGGTATTAAACCTATAGATATAGTTGTTTGTAATCTTTATCAATTTCAAGAAACTGTAGCAAAAAATCCATCCCTTGAAGACGCTATCGAAAATATTGATATTGGAGGGGTAACTCTACTAAGGGCAGCAGCTAAAAATTTCAAATATGTTACTGTTATTGTTGATCCTCTAGATTATCATATTGTAACTAAAGAGTTATTAGAAAAAGGAAATACTTCTTACGAAACGAGGAAAAAATTATGTGTCAAGGCTTTTTCCCACACGGCGGACTATGATAGTGCAATTGATTCATATCTTTCAGGATCGCTGACCGAGAATAAAAAACTAAGACTTTCATTTAATTCTGGTAAAGCTCTAAGATATGGTGAAAACTGGCACCAAAAGGCATCTTTCTTCAAAAAAGATACCCTTGAGCCTTCTGCTTCAAACATGAAACAGCTGCATGGTAAAGCTCTTTCATATAATAATTATTTGGACATTGAAGCAGCACTTAATGCAGCAAAGGAGCTTTCTCATTATAATGCTGCAGTAATTGTTAAACATCTTAACCCGTGTGGAATCGCGACAGGTAAGGCCCTCTTTGATGCATTAAAAAATGCATGGGATGGGGACAGAGTATCTGCCTATGGCAGCATAATTGCATTGACGAAAAAAGTTGATCTCGAAACTGCTTCTTTTCTCAAAGGTAAATTTGTTGAAGTTATAATCGCTCCTTCTTTTGATGATGATGCATTAGATTTTTTGAAGAATAAGAGTAAAGATTTGAGGATCCTAGAAACGGGCAAACTTTTCACTTCTGAAGACAAAGTATACAAATTCTTGATTGGAGGGGTCATCGAACAGGACAGGCCGAAAGGGCTCTATGAAAAGTGGGAATGTGTTACAAAAGAGAATTTCCCAGAGGGTAAAAAAGAGCTTGGGCTTTTTACAATTATAGCAACAAAGTATACGAAATCAAACTCGATCGTTTTAGGAATGGAGTATGAAAAAGGCCAGTTTAAAGTATTGGGTAGTGGAGTCGGGCAGCCAAATAGAGTGGACTCTCTAAGAAAACTTGCAATACCAAAAATGTATGAAAATTTAGAAAACATGTGGAATGAAGAAAAGCCAAATATTCCCAAAGAGGACTTTTTCAAAGAAAAAATTTCAGAATGTGTTCTTGTTTCAGATGCCTTCTTCCCATTCGATGATACCGTTAGAGTAGCTGCAGAACATAACATAAAATACATTATACAGTCCGGTGGGTCAATAAGAGACAAAGAAGTAATAGAAACGTCAAATCAGTTTGGAATATCTATGATATTTACTGGTATGAGGTACTTCAATCACTAA
- the purS gene encoding phosphoribosylformylglycinamidine synthase subunit PurS, protein MKVEIKVGLKEGITDPEGLNIKKSLKLLGFDEVQNVEVKRSYVIEISGKDEKKIREDVDMMCKKLLINPVIHDYEVEMI, encoded by the coding sequence TTGAAGGTTGAAATTAAAGTTGGATTAAAAGAAGGAATTACAGACCCAGAGGGTCTTAATATCAAAAAATCCCTGAAATTGCTTGGTTTTGATGAGGTCCAAAATGTTGAAGTGAAAAGAAGCTACGTCATTGAAATAAGTGGAAAGGACGAAAAGAAGATCAGAGAAGATGTTGATATGATGTGCAAAAAACTTCTGATTAATCCTGTAATCCACGATTATGAAGTGGAAATGATATAA